The Cellulomonas fulva genome includes a window with the following:
- a CDS encoding FhaA domain-containing protein has product MGFLDKFENGVERAVNNAFSRTFRSELKPVEMASRLRREVDQRAAVVGRDRTVVPNDFTIELSTPDYDQVEAWGAEALADEFAANVTDYASSQRYAFVGPVTVSFTEDVELEAGRFEVHSATVRGAVAPATSTAPSPRHPLLDIDGQRYLLTGPVTVIGRGSEADIIVDDPGVSRRHLEIRVNPDGVVASDMGSTNGLFVEGHKVPAATLLDGNTLTIGRTRILFWTGGEPDPDE; this is encoded by the coding sequence TTGGGCTTCCTCGACAAGTTCGAGAACGGGGTCGAGCGCGCCGTGAACAACGCGTTCTCCCGCACGTTCCGCAGCGAGCTCAAGCCGGTCGAGATGGCGAGCCGCCTGCGCCGCGAGGTGGACCAGCGCGCCGCCGTGGTGGGCCGTGACCGCACGGTCGTGCCCAACGACTTCACCATCGAGCTCTCCACCCCGGACTACGACCAGGTCGAGGCCTGGGGCGCGGAGGCGCTGGCCGACGAGTTCGCGGCGAACGTCACGGACTACGCCTCGAGCCAGCGCTACGCGTTCGTCGGGCCGGTCACCGTGAGCTTCACGGAGGACGTGGAGCTCGAGGCGGGCCGGTTCGAGGTGCACAGCGCGACCGTGCGCGGCGCCGTGGCGCCGGCCACCTCGACCGCCCCCAGCCCGCGCCACCCGCTCCTGGACATCGACGGCCAGCGCTACCTGCTCACCGGTCCCGTCACCGTGATCGGCCGCGGCTCGGAGGCGGACATCATCGTCGACGACCCGGGCGTCTCCCGCCGCCACCTCGAGATCCGCGTCAACCCGGACGGCGTCGTCGCCTCGGACATGGGCTCGACCAACGGCCTGTTCGTCGAGGGCCACAAGGTGCCGGCCGCGACGCTCCTGGACGGCAACACGCTGACGATCGGGCGCACCCGGATCCTGTTCTGGACCGGCGGCGAGCCGGACCCGGACGAGTGA
- the sigK gene encoding ECF RNA polymerase sigma factor SigK has translation MPTDDPPVRAPDRAADALVQDVARGDQGAFARLYDLLGSAVFGVCLRVLRDPDHAAEVAQEVWLEVWRGAARFDEQLGTARTWTLTTAHRRAVDRVRSVQAQRDRDQHDLDLQPARPFDEVAESVETSLERVRVQHCLETLTDTQRRAVELAYYGGRTYREVADELGAALPTVKSRIRDGLLRLRTCLGVSA, from the coding sequence GTGCCGACCGACGACCCGCCCGTGCGTGCGCCCGACCGCGCCGCCGACGCGCTCGTCCAGGACGTCGCGCGCGGGGACCAGGGCGCGTTCGCGCGGCTGTACGACCTGCTGGGTTCGGCCGTCTTCGGCGTGTGCCTGCGCGTGCTGCGGGACCCGGACCACGCGGCCGAGGTGGCGCAGGAGGTCTGGCTCGAGGTGTGGCGGGGTGCGGCGCGGTTCGACGAGCAGCTCGGCACCGCCCGGACGTGGACGCTGACGACCGCGCACCGCCGCGCGGTCGACCGGGTCCGGTCGGTGCAGGCGCAGCGCGACCGGGACCAGCACGACCTCGACCTGCAGCCCGCGCGCCCGTTCGACGAGGTCGCCGAGAGCGTCGAGACGTCCCTCGAGCGCGTGCGCGTGCAGCACTGCCTGGAGACGCTCACCGACACGCAGCGGCGCGCGGTGGAGCTGGCCTACTACGGCGGCCGCACCTACCGTGAGGTCGCCGACGAGCTCGGGGCCGCCCTGCCGACGGTGAAGTCCCGGATCCGGGACGGTCTGCTGCGGCTGCGCACCTGCCTGGGGGTGAGCGCATGA
- a CDS encoding pyridoxal phosphate-dependent decarboxylase family protein, with protein sequence MDLTDESAVDLAVARAKDWLSRVAERPIAPAADVATVQEALGATLPPDPQAAVDVVGRLVAAVEPALIGSQSPRFYGWVIGGTHPVALAADWLVTAWDQNAAMRTTMPGTAAVEELAGTWLLDLLGLPASASVGFTTGATAANFAALAAARHRVLADAGWDVERDGLSGAPHVRVLAGAERHGSVDLALRYLGLGSAELAPADDQGRVDVPALATALADTTGPTIVVLQAGNLHSGAFDDVGSAARAAHAHGAWVHVDGAFGLWAAASPRLAHLADGLADADSWATDAHKTLNTPYDCGLAIVSRPADAVAALGAQASYLVDTATGHDPWTLVPEMSRRARGVPVWATLATLGRSGVVALVDGLVDAAQDLAAALRDVPGVAVLNDVVYTQVCVTFGDDERTAAVAAALRDDGEAYASTSRWRGVEVLRFSVSNAWTDAAEVRRTVDAVRRALGTVDRTA encoded by the coding sequence ATGGACCTCACCGACGAGTCCGCGGTCGACCTCGCCGTCGCCCGCGCGAAGGACTGGCTCAGCCGTGTCGCGGAACGTCCGATCGCCCCCGCGGCGGACGTGGCGACGGTGCAGGAGGCGCTCGGCGCCACGCTGCCCCCGGACCCGCAGGCGGCGGTCGACGTCGTCGGCCGCCTGGTCGCCGCGGTCGAGCCCGCGCTGATCGGCAGCCAGTCGCCGCGCTTCTACGGGTGGGTGATCGGCGGCACGCACCCGGTCGCGCTCGCCGCCGACTGGCTGGTCACCGCGTGGGACCAGAACGCCGCGATGCGCACCACCATGCCGGGCACGGCCGCGGTCGAGGAGCTCGCGGGCACCTGGCTGCTCGACCTGCTGGGCCTGCCGGCGAGCGCGAGCGTCGGCTTCACCACGGGCGCGACCGCGGCGAACTTCGCGGCGCTCGCCGCGGCCCGGCACCGCGTGCTGGCCGACGCCGGGTGGGACGTGGAGCGCGACGGCCTGTCCGGGGCCCCGCACGTGCGGGTCCTGGCCGGCGCGGAGCGGCACGGCTCCGTGGACCTGGCGCTGCGCTACCTGGGCCTGGGGTCGGCCGAGCTGGCCCCCGCCGACGACCAGGGCCGGGTCGACGTCCCCGCGCTGGCCACGGCGCTGGCGGACACCACCGGCCCGACGATCGTGGTCCTGCAGGCGGGCAACCTCCACTCGGGAGCGTTCGACGACGTCGGGTCGGCCGCGCGCGCCGCGCACGCCCACGGCGCGTGGGTGCACGTCGACGGCGCCTTCGGGCTGTGGGCGGCCGCCTCGCCGCGCCTGGCGCACCTCGCGGACGGCCTCGCGGACGCGGACTCGTGGGCCACCGACGCGCACAAGACCCTCAACACGCCGTACGACTGCGGGCTCGCGATCGTCTCGCGGCCGGCCGACGCCGTGGCGGCGCTCGGCGCCCAGGCGAGCTACCTGGTCGACACGGCAACCGGGCACGACCCGTGGACGCTCGTCCCCGAGATGTCCCGACGAGCCCGCGGCGTCCCGGTCTGGGCGACGCTCGCGACCCTCGGCCGCTCCGGCGTGGTCGCGCTCGTCGACGGCCTGGTCGACGCGGCGCAGGACCTGGCCGCCGCGCTGCGCGACGTGCCGGGCGTCGCCGTGCTCAACGACGTCGTCTACACGCAGGTGTGCGTGACGTTCGGGGACGACGAGCGCACCGCGGCCGTCGCCGCGGCGCTGCGCGACGACGGGGAGGCGTACGCCTCGACCTCGCGGTGGCGGGGCGTGGAGGTGCTGCGCTTCTCCGTCAGCAACGCGTGGACGGACGCGGCCGAGGTGCGACGCACGGTCGACGCCGTCCGCCGCGCACTCGGGACGGTCGACCGCACCGCGTGA
- a CDS encoding FtsW/RodA/SpoVE family cell cycle protein — MATVEPHQVRRGRGVELGLLVLALALGVGAYALVGLGVEGEVPPDVIGYGAGLAGLAVLMHLVLRWRAPYADPVILPVTVALNGIGLAMIYRLDLAEKGKGGDDLFAAKQLLWTTIAVALAALVLVLLKDHRTLRRFTYTAMVAALVLLALPLLPVIGSSINGARIWVYFGPVGMQPAEFAKIALAVFFAGYLVTHRDTLALAGPRFLGLQLPRARDLGPILVVWAGSIAVLVLERDLGTSLLLFGLFVAMLYLATERISWVVIGLMMFVGGAVLAASVFGHVAARFDVWLHALDPAIFDRDPGGSGQLVRGLFGMASGGLFGTGWGEGRPDLVPYAESDFIVASLGEELGLTGLLAILMLYVVLTERGMRAAIGVRDGFGKLLAGGLAFVVAWQCFVVVGGVTRLIPLTGLTTPFLAYGGSSLLANWMIVALLLRISHDARRPAPATPAFGLDEPIPAELLGDAPSVPAAPSARVAGDGLTEGDDQPTQRIAGLPGEREAR; from the coding sequence GTGGCGACCGTCGAGCCGCACCAGGTCCGTCGCGGCCGGGGCGTCGAGCTCGGGCTGCTCGTGCTCGCGCTCGCGCTCGGCGTCGGCGCGTACGCGCTCGTCGGGCTCGGCGTCGAGGGCGAGGTGCCGCCGGACGTGATCGGCTACGGCGCCGGCCTGGCGGGCCTCGCGGTCCTCATGCACCTGGTGCTGCGCTGGCGCGCGCCGTACGCGGACCCGGTGATCCTGCCGGTCACGGTCGCGCTCAACGGCATCGGGCTCGCCATGATCTACCGCCTGGACCTCGCGGAGAAGGGCAAGGGCGGCGACGACCTGTTCGCCGCCAAGCAGCTCCTCTGGACCACGATCGCGGTGGCCCTCGCGGCGCTGGTGCTCGTGCTGCTGAAGGACCACCGGACGCTGCGCCGGTTCACGTACACCGCCATGGTCGCCGCGCTCGTCCTGCTGGCCCTCCCGCTGCTGCCCGTGATCGGCTCGTCGATCAACGGTGCGCGGATCTGGGTCTACTTCGGCCCGGTCGGGATGCAGCCCGCGGAGTTCGCCAAGATCGCGCTGGCCGTGTTCTTCGCGGGGTACCTCGTCACGCACCGCGACACGCTGGCGCTCGCCGGACCGCGGTTCCTGGGCCTGCAGCTGCCGCGCGCGCGGGACCTGGGGCCGATCCTCGTGGTGTGGGCCGGCTCGATCGCCGTCCTGGTCCTCGAGCGCGACCTCGGCACGTCCCTGCTGCTGTTCGGGCTGTTCGTGGCGATGCTCTACCTCGCCACCGAGCGGATCAGCTGGGTGGTCATCGGCCTGATGATGTTCGTCGGCGGCGCCGTGCTCGCGGCGAGCGTGTTCGGCCACGTCGCCGCGCGGTTCGACGTGTGGCTCCACGCGCTCGACCCGGCGATCTTCGACCGCGACCCGGGCGGCTCGGGCCAGCTGGTGCGCGGGCTGTTCGGCATGGCGAGCGGGGGGCTGTTCGGCACGGGCTGGGGCGAGGGCCGCCCGGACCTGGTGCCCTACGCCGAGTCCGACTTCATCGTCGCGTCGCTCGGCGAGGAGCTGGGCCTGACCGGCCTGCTCGCCATCCTCATGCTGTACGTCGTCCTCACCGAGCGCGGCATGCGCGCCGCGATCGGCGTGCGGGACGGCTTCGGCAAGCTGCTCGCCGGCGGCCTGGCGTTCGTCGTGGCGTGGCAGTGCTTCGTCGTCGTCGGTGGCGTCACCCGGCTCATCCCGCTCACCGGCCTGACCACGCCGTTCCTGGCCTACGGCGGGTCCAGCCTGCTCGCCAACTGGATGATCGTCGCGCTGCTGCTGCGCATCTCGCACGACGCGCGCCGGCCCGCGCCCGCGACGCCCGCCTTCGGGCTCGACGAGCCCATCCCGGCGGAGCTGCTCGGCGATGCACCCTCCGTGCCGGCAGCGCCCTCTGCCCGTGTCGCCGGCGACGGCCTGACGGAGGGCGACGACCAGCCCACGCAGCGGATCGCCGGCCTGCCCGGCGAGCGGGAGGCCCGGTGA
- a CDS encoding cytochrome c biogenesis protein DipZ yields MDLLTLALIGLVGGLVTGISPCILPVLPVVFFSGGVEGARSRPRGVTVASAPAGGGTSAGPRVGAMAQPSFLTQGRAAGTATLPVPGDAPAGDPPAGGAASDEPAPRRGAGSRPYLVVAGLVTSFTLATLVGTLLLNALHLPQDLLRWAGIAVLVVMGLALLVPGLEEIVERPFARLAPRRAPGAGRGGFVLGLGLGAVYVPCAGPVLAAITVAGATGEVGLGTVVLTVAFAVGAAIPLLLLALAGRRAAERIAAFRTRQRLFRAIGGATMLVLALALALNLTDALQRALPGYTEQLQDRIAANETVQRSLDLGGLVTEENEGLSRCTDDSPELQDCGPAPELRGIDTWLNSDPLALADLRGRVVLVDFWAYSCINCQRSTPHLVAWDEAYRDAGLVVIGVHTPEYAFERETRNVEEGARRFGITYPVAQDNSYATWTAYRNRYWPARYLVDADGQVRQVSQGEGGYDETEDLIRELLVAADPGVELPERTDVAEAELGSRTPETFLGIGKRNNLAGGYREGESTYRLPAEQPADTVALGGTWTTDYQGATAGPDAALRLRYHGDVVRMVVGGEGQVRVTVRDDEGAVVDRRTVDVSGPPDGRDLVRDDGPGAGTLEIALDPGLQVYSFTFG; encoded by the coding sequence ATGGACCTGCTCACGCTCGCGCTCATCGGCCTGGTCGGCGGCCTGGTCACGGGGATCTCGCCGTGCATCCTGCCGGTGCTGCCGGTCGTCTTCTTCTCCGGCGGCGTCGAGGGCGCCCGGTCCCGACCGCGTGGGGTGACGGTCGCGTCGGCACCCGCCGGCGGCGGCACGTCCGCGGGCCCCCGGGTGGGCGCGATGGCGCAGCCGTCGTTCCTCACCCAGGGGCGCGCGGCGGGCACCGCGACGCTGCCCGTCCCGGGTGACGCGCCTGCGGGCGACCCGCCGGCCGGGGGCGCGGCGTCCGACGAGCCGGCACCGCGGCGCGGCGCGGGGAGCCGCCCCTACCTCGTGGTCGCCGGGCTGGTCACGAGCTTCACGCTCGCGACGCTCGTCGGGACGCTGCTGCTCAACGCGCTGCACCTGCCGCAGGACCTGCTGCGGTGGGCGGGCATCGCCGTGCTCGTCGTGATGGGCCTCGCGCTCCTGGTGCCGGGTCTCGAGGAGATCGTGGAGCGGCCGTTCGCCCGGCTCGCGCCGCGCCGGGCGCCCGGTGCGGGCCGCGGCGGGTTCGTGCTCGGCCTGGGGCTCGGGGCGGTGTACGTGCCGTGCGCGGGCCCGGTGCTCGCGGCGATCACCGTGGCGGGGGCGACGGGCGAGGTCGGCCTGGGGACCGTGGTCCTCACGGTCGCGTTCGCCGTCGGCGCGGCGATCCCGCTGCTGCTGCTGGCGCTCGCGGGCCGGCGTGCGGCGGAGCGGATCGCGGCCTTCCGGACGCGGCAGCGCCTGTTCCGGGCGATCGGCGGCGCGACGATGCTCGTGCTCGCGCTGGCCCTCGCGCTCAACCTGACCGACGCGCTGCAGCGCGCGCTGCCCGGCTATACGGAGCAGCTGCAGGACCGGATCGCCGCCAACGAGACGGTCCAGCGCAGCCTCGACCTCGGCGGCCTGGTCACCGAGGAGAACGAGGGCCTGAGCCGCTGCACGGACGACTCACCGGAGCTGCAGGACTGCGGCCCGGCACCCGAGCTGCGCGGCATCGACACGTGGCTCAACTCCGACCCGCTGGCGCTCGCGGACCTGCGCGGCAGGGTGGTGCTGGTCGACTTCTGGGCGTACTCCTGCATCAACTGCCAGCGGTCCACGCCGCACCTGGTCGCGTGGGACGAGGCGTACCGCGACGCGGGCCTCGTCGTGATCGGCGTGCACACGCCCGAGTACGCCTTCGAGCGCGAGACGCGCAACGTCGAGGAGGGCGCGCGCCGGTTCGGCATCACCTACCCGGTGGCGCAGGACAACTCCTACGCCACCTGGACCGCGTACCGGAACCGCTACTGGCCCGCGCGCTACCTGGTGGACGCGGACGGGCAGGTCCGGCAGGTGTCCCAGGGGGAGGGCGGGTACGACGAGACCGAGGACCTGATCCGTGAGCTCCTCGTGGCCGCGGACCCGGGCGTCGAGCTCCCGGAGCGGACCGACGTCGCCGAGGCGGAGCTCGGCTCCCGGACACCGGAGACCTTCCTCGGCATCGGCAAGCGGAACAACCTGGCGGGCGGGTACCGCGAGGGGGAGTCGACCTACAGGCTGCCCGCCGAGCAGCCCGCGGACACCGTGGCGCTCGGGGGGACGTGGACCACCGACTACCAGGGCGCGACGGCCGGCCCGGACGCAGCGCTGCGGCTGCGGTACCACGGCGACGTCGTCCGCATGGTCGTCGGCGGGGAGGGGCAGGTGCGGGTGACGGTCCGCGACGACGAGGGTGCGGTGGTCGACCGCCGCACCGTGGACGTCTCCGGCCCGCCGGACGGCCGCGACCTGGTGCGGGACGACGGCCCGGGCGCGGGCACGCTCGAGATCGCCCTGGACCCGGGCCTGCAGGTCTACTCGTTCACGTTCGGCTGA
- a CDS encoding anti-sigma factor domain-containing protein, producing MRDDETRELLGAYALDAVSDDERRAVDALVARDPDAAAELAELRAAAADLATALAAEPPADLRGRVLAAAAATPQGDAQRVDEVRAADESEVAAVVPLAPRRRTPARWAAIAAAVAIGAAIPAGLAVQQHRELDAMRTEQAHLAAMLKDPDAEMMHADVAGGGTASALVATDGAVFMTQDLPDPAPGHVYQLWVVATGDPVSAGMMAEGGSQTAMVVDDFVEGAALAMTLEPAGGSPQPTTDPLVVLAS from the coding sequence ATGAGGGACGACGAGACGCGCGAGCTGCTCGGCGCGTACGCCCTGGACGCCGTCTCCGACGACGAGCGGCGGGCCGTCGACGCGCTCGTCGCACGCGACCCCGACGCGGCGGCCGAGCTCGCCGAGCTGCGCGCGGCCGCGGCCGACCTGGCCACGGCGCTCGCCGCCGAGCCCCCCGCCGACCTGCGCGGACGCGTCCTCGCGGCCGCCGCGGCGACCCCTCAGGGCGACGCGCAGCGCGTCGACGAGGTCCGCGCGGCGGACGAGAGCGAGGTCGCGGCCGTCGTGCCGCTCGCGCCGCGCCGTCGGACGCCCGCCCGCTGGGCGGCGATCGCGGCCGCGGTCGCGATCGGCGCCGCGATCCCGGCCGGCCTGGCGGTGCAGCAGCACCGGGAGCTCGACGCGATGCGGACCGAGCAGGCGCACCTGGCCGCGATGCTCAAGGACCCCGACGCGGAGATGATGCACGCCGACGTCGCGGGCGGCGGGACGGCCTCGGCCCTCGTCGCGACCGACGGCGCGGTGTTCATGACGCAGGACCTGCCGGACCCGGCACCCGGTCACGTCTACCAGCTGTGGGTGGTCGCGACCGGCGACCCCGTCTCCGCGGGGATGATGGCCGAGGGCGGCTCGCAGACCGCGATGGTCGTCGACGACTTCGTCGAGGGCGCCGCGCTCGCGATGACGCTCGAGCCGGCCGGGGGCTCGCCGCAGCCCACGACGGACCCGCTCGTCGTCCTCGCCTCCTGA
- a CDS encoding FHA domain-containing protein FhaB/FipA — translation MSELTITLLRLGYLALLWILVLSSIAVLRRDLYGTRISRRRARPPAVAAAAPDAPAAAPAAPQAAPAQAAQPVPRSARGTARTARLVVTTGPLAGTTIPLTQSAVVLGRAPGSTLVLDDDYSSSRHARVFPQGGQWYVEDLGSTNGTFVGEQRISSPVLMTPGTAVRVGRNVIELQG, via the coding sequence ATGAGCGAGCTGACGATCACCCTGCTGCGGCTGGGCTACCTGGCCCTGCTGTGGATCCTGGTGCTCTCGTCGATCGCCGTGCTGCGCCGGGACCTGTACGGCACGCGGATCTCGCGCCGCCGCGCCCGGCCGCCGGCCGTCGCCGCCGCGGCCCCGGACGCTCCCGCCGCGGCACCGGCCGCCCCGCAGGCAGCACCCGCGCAGGCCGCGCAGCCGGTGCCCCGGTCCGCGCGCGGCACGGCCCGCACCGCGCGCCTCGTCGTGACCACCGGCCCGCTCGCGGGCACGACGATCCCGCTCACGCAGTCCGCGGTCGTCCTGGGCCGGGCGCCCGGCAGCACGCTGGTGCTGGACGACGACTACTCGAGCTCGCGGCACGCGCGCGTGTTCCCGCAGGGCGGCCAGTGGTACGTCGAGGACCTCGGGTCCACCAACGGCACCTTCGTCGGCGAGCAGCGCATCAGCAGCCCGGTGCTCATGACGCCGGGGACCGCCGTGCGGGTCGGGCGCAACGTCATCGAGCTGCAGGGCTGA
- a CDS encoding fasciclin domain-containing protein, with amino-acid sequence MRTSTRTRTTRISAAVFAGVVGLTLTACSSGDDDTADAPMQSESAMPDDAMTDDSMTDDMTDDAMTDEPTDDSMMADPAADLVGPGCAAYAEQVPDGPGSVEGMSTDPVAVAASNNPMLTTLTAAVSGQLNPKVDLVDTLNGDEFTVFAPVDDAFAKIDGKTIDSLKTDDKTLTTILTYHVVPGQLSPDQVVGDHKTVQGETVKVTGSGDDLMVGDAKVVCGGVHTANATVYLIDTVLMPPSTM; translated from the coding sequence ATGCGCACCAGCACCAGGACCCGAACCACCCGCATCAGCGCCGCCGTGTTCGCGGGCGTCGTCGGCCTCACGCTCACCGCGTGCTCGTCGGGCGACGACGACACCGCCGACGCGCCCATGCAGTCCGAGTCGGCCATGCCGGACGACGCCATGACCGACGACTCGATGACCGACGACATGACGGACGACGCGATGACCGACGAGCCGACCGACGACTCGATGATGGCCGACCCGGCCGCGGACCTCGTCGGCCCCGGATGTGCGGCCTACGCCGAGCAGGTGCCGGACGGTCCCGGCTCGGTCGAGGGCATGTCCACCGACCCCGTGGCCGTCGCCGCGTCGAACAACCCGATGCTGACCACCCTGACCGCCGCGGTCTCCGGCCAGCTCAACCCGAAGGTCGACCTGGTCGACACGCTCAACGGCGACGAGTTCACGGTGTTCGCGCCGGTCGACGACGCGTTCGCGAAGATCGACGGCAAGACGATCGACTCGCTGAAGACCGACGACAAGACCCTCACCACGATCCTCACGTACCACGTCGTGCCCGGGCAGCTCTCGCCGGACCAGGTCGTCGGTGACCACAAGACCGTGCAGGGCGAGACCGTGAAGGTCACCGGCTCGGGCGACGACCTCATGGTCGGCGACGCCAAGGTGGTCTGCGGCGGCGTGCACACCGCCAACGCCACGGTCTACCTCATCGACACGGTGCTGATGCCGCCGTCGACGATGTGA
- a CDS encoding PP2C family protein-serine/threonine phosphatase, whose protein sequence is MGVALRYAARSDVGLVRTNNQDSAYAGPHLLVVADGMGGHAGGDVASSLAIATFAPLDDEALGPDDALGELEHAIEDARDDIRARSAAEPDLAGMGTTVTAILRTGNKLAMVHLGDSRGYLMRDGVLAQVTTDHTFVQHLVDIGRITPEEAEHHPQRSVVMRVLGDFETDLTPDMSVREARPGDRWLLCSDGLSGFVSAETIETTMRELTDVDACADRLVQLALRGGGGDNVTVVLADVVELDELPDGSAPGTSPQVVGAAATTRDDPTVAADGPAARAAGLAAAAARAQRSGLAGSAGDEPAPEPGTVPDETAARARDGDEREDDELEDDEEAGTRRSRGALVAVLVAVLAVALVGGAAAWTRTQYYVGIDGDEVAIFQGVPGTIGPLSLSTVVERTGITTDEIESQYVRDRLGQSIHADDREAARRLVDELVATDPTDDPTDDPTPEPTLEPTAPATGQPTVRPTVRPTVDPTTRATTRPTPRTTRSAAGTDG, encoded by the coding sequence ATGGGGGTCGCCCTGCGGTACGCCGCACGCTCCGACGTGGGGCTCGTGCGCACCAACAACCAGGACTCGGCGTACGCCGGCCCGCACCTGCTCGTCGTCGCCGACGGCATGGGCGGCCACGCGGGCGGCGACGTCGCGTCCTCGCTCGCGATCGCGACGTTCGCGCCGCTCGACGACGAGGCGCTGGGCCCCGACGACGCGCTCGGGGAGCTCGAGCACGCCATCGAGGACGCACGCGACGACATCCGCGCCCGCAGCGCGGCCGAGCCGGACCTGGCCGGCATGGGCACCACGGTCACGGCGATCCTGCGCACGGGCAACAAGCTCGCGATGGTGCACCTGGGCGACTCGCGCGGGTACCTGATGCGCGACGGCGTGCTCGCGCAGGTCACCACCGACCACACCTTCGTGCAGCACCTGGTCGACATCGGCCGCATCACGCCCGAGGAGGCGGAGCACCACCCGCAGCGGTCGGTCGTGATGCGCGTGCTGGGCGACTTCGAGACCGACCTGACGCCGGACATGTCGGTGCGCGAGGCACGGCCGGGCGACCGCTGGCTCCTGTGCTCCGACGGCCTCTCCGGCTTCGTGTCGGCCGAGACCATCGAGACCACCATGCGCGAGCTGACGGACGTCGACGCGTGCGCGGACCGGCTGGTCCAGCTGGCGCTGCGCGGCGGCGGCGGGGACAACGTGACGGTCGTGCTCGCAGACGTCGTCGAGCTCGACGAGCTGCCCGACGGCTCCGCGCCGGGGACGTCGCCGCAGGTCGTCGGGGCGGCCGCCACCACGCGGGACGACCCGACGGTCGCCGCGGACGGCCCGGCCGCGCGCGCCGCGGGCCTCGCGGCCGCGGCGGCCCGCGCCCAGCGCTCGGGCCTGGCGGGGTCCGCGGGCGACGAGCCCGCGCCGGAGCCGGGCACGGTTCCCGACGAGACCGCGGCACGGGCCCGCGACGGGGACGAGCGCGAGGACGACGAGCTCGAGGACGACGAGGAGGCCGGGACCCGGCGCAGCCGCGGTGCGCTGGTCGCGGTGCTGGTCGCCGTGCTGGCGGTCGCGCTCGTCGGCGGTGCCGCGGCCTGGACCCGCACGCAGTACTACGTGGGCATCGACGGCGACGAGGTCGCGATCTTCCAGGGCGTGCCGGGGACCATCGGCCCGCTCTCGCTGTCCACCGTCGTGGAGCGGACGGGCATCACGACCGACGAGATCGAGTCCCAGTACGTGCGCGACCGGCTCGGCCAGAGCATCCACGCCGACGACCGCGAGGCCGCGCGCCGGCTCGTCGACGAGCTCGTCGCGACCGACCCGACCGACGACCCGACCGACGACCCGACGCCCGAGCCCACGCTCGAGCCCACGGCGCCGGCGACCGGGCAGCCGACGGTGCGGCCGACCGTGCGGCCGACCGTCGACCCGACCACGCGCGCCACCACCCGCCCGACCCCGCGCACCACCCGGTCCGCCGCGGGCACGGACGGTTGA